The Lactobacillus sp. CBA3605 genome contains a region encoding:
- a CDS encoding GRP family sugar transporter, translated as MNILIALIPALGWGLNPLLLSKIGGKPANQTLGTGIGAVIVGIIVQLIFQPTVSTTTFWLSALSGAFWVLGQIGQYTSYSRMGVSSTMPISTGLQLVGTSVIGVLMFGEWSGVAAKLVGFAAIIIMIVGVALTAVTDNSDSRAGLASGLMVLVPTTIGYWIYSALPKAVSASGVAIFFPQMVGMCLAAVLYVLLSHHAVAFKQRTSWLNVFAGLIFGLSALAYIFSAKANGVATAFVITQLSVVISTLGGMLVLHETKSRRELRLTIIGLALIVVGSVMTAFL; from the coding sequence TTGAATATTTTGATTGCGCTCATCCCGGCATTAGGTTGGGGATTAAATCCATTGTTATTATCGAAGATTGGCGGGAAGCCTGCCAATCAAACGCTTGGAACTGGAATTGGAGCGGTGATTGTTGGGATTATTGTCCAACTCATCTTTCAACCCACTGTGTCAACGACTACTTTCTGGCTAAGTGCATTGTCAGGGGCCTTTTGGGTGCTCGGTCAAATTGGCCAGTATACGTCGTATTCACGAATGGGTGTTAGTTCGACGATGCCAATTTCAACGGGACTTCAATTAGTCGGGACTTCCGTAATCGGGGTCTTGATGTTTGGCGAATGGTCAGGTGTGGCGGCGAAGTTAGTTGGCTTTGCGGCGATTATTATTATGATTGTCGGGGTGGCCTTAACGGCGGTTACTGATAATTCAGATAGTCGGGCCGGATTAGCCAGCGGGTTAATGGTTCTAGTGCCAACAACGATTGGTTATTGGATTTACAGTGCATTACCAAAAGCGGTTTCGGCGTCTGGCGTCGCTATTTTCTTCCCACAGATGGTTGGCATGTGTTTGGCCGCCGTTTTGTACGTGCTTTTGAGTCATCACGCGGTGGCATTTAAACAACGGACCAGCTGGTTGAATGTGTTTGCCGGGTTAATCTTTGGGTTATCTGCTTTAGCGTATATCTTCTCAGCTAAAGCCAATGGTGTAGCAACGGCCTTTGTGATTACCCAGTTGAGTGTGGTTATTTCGACTTTAGGTGGCATGCTAGTGTTACATGAGACGAAATCACGACGGGAATTACGGTTGACTATTATTGGGCTGGCTTTGATCGTAGTCGGCAGTGTGATGACGGCCTTCTTATAA